Proteins from one Candidatus Eisenbacteria bacterium genomic window:
- a CDS encoding tryptophanase: MDYPMEPFKIKVVEAIPRTSREERRAALEKSGYNLFNIPAEKVTIDLLTDSGTSAMSDNQWAGLMVGDESYAGSRNYYRFEKTVHEIFGYPHVIPAHQGRVAENLLFSTVVKAGDSVPNNIHFDTTRANIEHNRGRAVDCVIDEGLDPRADHPFKGNMDLGKLERTIREVGRERVPLCLLTITNNSGGGQPVSLENIRATRALLDRYGIPLYFDACRFAENCYFIKKREPGYADRDLLSIAREIFSYGDGCTMSAKKDGLVNIGGFLCTKDPALAEKITNLLILVEGFPTYGGLAGRDIEAIARGLSEVLHEDYLEYRIAQVRFLGDLLDREGVPILKPVGGHAVYLDARAFLPEVPQSRFPAQALACELYVEGGIRTVEIGSLMFGHKDPKTGKETHPELEMVRLAIPRRVYTTAHMEYTGETICSVFRRRDKIRGLDLVHEAPVLRHFTARLRPVSAGEEMRP, encoded by the coding sequence ATGGACTACCCGATGGAACCCTTTAAGATCAAAGTGGTCGAGGCGATCCCGAGAACGTCGCGCGAGGAGAGACGCGCGGCCCTCGAGAAGTCGGGCTACAATCTGTTCAACATTCCGGCCGAGAAGGTCACCATCGACCTCCTCACCGACTCCGGCACTTCCGCGATGAGCGACAACCAGTGGGCCGGTCTTATGGTCGGCGACGAGTCGTACGCGGGAAGCCGGAACTACTACCGTTTCGAGAAGACGGTGCACGAGATCTTCGGCTATCCGCACGTCATCCCGGCTCACCAGGGGCGCGTCGCGGAGAACCTGCTCTTCAGCACGGTGGTGAAGGCAGGCGACTCCGTCCCGAACAACATTCACTTCGACACGACGCGCGCGAACATCGAGCACAATCGGGGGCGGGCGGTCGATTGCGTGATCGACGAGGGGCTCGATCCGCGGGCCGACCATCCGTTCAAGGGGAACATGGATCTCGGAAAGCTCGAGCGGACGATCCGGGAGGTCGGCCGGGAGCGCGTTCCTCTTTGCCTCTTGACGATCACGAACAACTCGGGCGGAGGACAGCCGGTCTCGCTCGAGAACATCCGCGCGACACGGGCGCTCCTCGATCGATACGGCATCCCTCTCTATTTCGACGCATGCCGTTTCGCCGAGAATTGTTACTTCATCAAGAAACGGGAGCCCGGCTACGCCGATCGGGATCTTCTTTCGATCGCGCGCGAGATCTTCTCCTACGGCGACGGCTGCACGATGAGCGCGAAGAAGGACGGCCTTGTGAACATCGGCGGGTTTCTCTGCACAAAAGACCCGGCGCTCGCCGAGAAGATCACGAACCTCCTCATCCTCGTCGAGGGATTCCCGACCTATGGAGGTCTCGCCGGAAGGGATATCGAGGCGATCGCCCGCGGGCTCTCCGAAGTTCTCCACGAGGACTATCTCGAATACCGAATCGCGCAGGTTCGGTTTCTCGGGGATCTTCTCGACCGGGAAGGAGTGCCGATTCTGAAGCCGGTGGGCGGCCACGCGGTCTATCTCGACGCGCGCGCGTTCCTCCCCGAGGTTCCTCAGTCGCGGTTTCCGGCGCAGGCGCTCGCATGCGAGCTCTACGTCGAGGGTGGGATCCGGACGGTGGAGATCGGAAGCCTCATGTTCGGACACAAGGACCCGAAGACGGGGAAGGAAACCCATCCCGAGCTCGAGATGGTGCGCCTGGCGATCCCCCGCCGAGTCTACACGACCGCGCACATGGAATACACGGGCGAGACGATCTGCTCCGTTTTCCGGAGACGCGACAAGATCCGCGGGCTCGATCTCGTACACGAGGCGCCTGTGCTTCGCCACTTCACCGCGAGACTCAGGCCCGTGTCGGCCGGAGAGGAGATGCGGCCATGA
- a CDS encoding PTS sugar transporter subunit IIA: MATTISSLIDRDRVLLPLRSSAKEEVLDEMIDRWVRLSGREDLRERIRASVWEREREVSTGIGRGVAIPHAEIDADFETSAVIGISPKGVDFDALDSSPVHVVFLLVCPFREEQARLKILRGLSRLLGEASVRKALRKASSEEEIVEIVRDNERAE; the protein is encoded by the coding sequence ATGGCGACGACGATCTCCTCGCTCATCGATCGAGACCGCGTTCTTCTTCCCCTCCGTTCCTCGGCGAAAGAAGAGGTGCTCGACGAGATGATCGACCGCTGGGTCCGTCTCTCCGGTCGCGAGGATCTCCGCGAGAGGATTCGCGCGAGCGTCTGGGAGAGGGAGCGGGAGGTCTCGACGGGGATCGGACGCGGGGTCGCGATCCCGCACGCCGAGATCGACGCGGACTTCGAGACGAGCGCCGTGATCGGGATCTCGCCGAAGGGAGTCGACTTCGACGCGCTCGACTCCTCGCCGGTTCACGTCGTCTTTCTCCTTGTCTGTCCATTCCGGGAAGAGCAGGCGAGGCTCAAGATCCTCAGGGGTCTTTCACGCCTCTTGGGAGAGGCTTCGGTTCGGAAGGCGCTCCGGAAGGCGTCTTCGGAGGAAGAGATCGTCGAGATCGTTCGAGACAACGAGAGGGCGGAGTAG
- a CDS encoding T9SS type A sorting domain-containing protein — MIIRSKRANRIETNRIGILMLLVAWTALFAFGAAAEDCVDYGTMPHIVGQGDLIGALDLAIAGDRAYAACGEYGFRIADLGDPIAPTALGYAPTSDYCFDVAIQGSYAFLADRAGGVLIFDVSNPAAPVAVDTIPTPDYTFGLAVEDTLAYVTYYGGLLVVDVSDPTDAAVIGSVSLPGWLRDVVVEDGIAYVAGYNADLLVVDVSVPTAPDSIASLSLPGDACDVEVRGNRVYVAAGYDGLHVVDVTIPSSPVLLGSIDTVEEFDAVGRVAVAEPYAYLAMSGGLQIVDVSDPQYPFLATAVGNWSGAQGVAVVGDLAYTAEQGTGITVFDVANPDLSARTGTALPYQWVTDVVVRDGLAYVTSLESGLSILDLTDPDAPATLSTIGSSSSAAYVDLSGDYAAVLDYNSNLRLIDISNPADPESVGSYQLPDLVGGLAVDSVFAFVSVDWWGVFVIDISDPAHPQHLATASDVSMPAQIVADYPWVYVNDLWNGLRILDVSDPWNPEVVYTNYDATGAPALSGNRLYVAALDLMVFDVTDPASPSLLGSADFPGGADGMTVAGDLLYASGNGLHVFDISDADAPIYVGVASTGGIAHSAAVTESRVYQAAELGHLEIFLPHCAVQSGIDEPSARPSGLATAIGAWPNPFAPQTSISFALAKACPVELTVYDVSGRRIATLARGQHEAGSHVVSWDGRDTSGRDVAAGTYFMRLVAGEMTATKKVVRVR; from the coding sequence ATGATCATCCGAAGCAAGCGCGCGAATCGGATCGAGACGAATCGAATCGGAATCCTCATGCTCCTCGTCGCGTGGACGGCGCTCTTCGCCTTCGGCGCGGCGGCGGAGGATTGCGTCGACTACGGGACGATGCCGCACATCGTCGGGCAGGGCGACCTCATCGGCGCCCTCGATCTGGCCATCGCCGGCGACCGCGCCTATGCGGCCTGCGGGGAGTACGGGTTCCGGATCGCGGATCTCGGCGACCCAATCGCCCCGACGGCTCTCGGGTACGCGCCCACCTCCGACTACTGCTTCGACGTCGCCATTCAGGGAAGCTACGCTTTCCTCGCCGATCGCGCGGGCGGAGTCCTGATCTTCGACGTGTCCAATCCCGCGGCGCCCGTCGCGGTCGATACGATCCCGACGCCGGACTACACGTTCGGCCTCGCCGTGGAGGACACCCTCGCGTACGTGACCTACTACGGCGGGCTTCTCGTCGTCGACGTCTCGGATCCCACCGACGCGGCCGTCATCGGATCGGTCTCCCTGCCCGGATGGCTCCGGGACGTCGTGGTGGAGGACGGGATCGCCTACGTCGCCGGGTACAACGCGGACCTTCTGGTGGTCGACGTTTCCGTCCCCACCGCTCCGGACTCGATCGCTTCCCTCTCGCTTCCCGGCGATGCCTGCGACGTGGAGGTCCGCGGCAACCGCGTCTACGTGGCCGCCGGGTACGACGGGCTTCACGTCGTGGACGTCACGATCCCCTCCTCGCCCGTGCTTCTCGGTTCCATCGACACGGTGGAGGAGTTCGACGCAGTCGGCCGGGTGGCCGTGGCGGAGCCGTACGCCTATCTCGCCATGAGCGGCGGGCTCCAGATCGTGGACGTGAGCGACCCCCAGTACCCGTTCCTCGCGACCGCGGTCGGAAACTGGTCCGGGGCGCAGGGCGTCGCGGTCGTGGGCGATCTCGCCTACACGGCGGAACAAGGAACTGGGATCACCGTGTTCGATGTCGCGAACCCGGACCTTTCCGCCCGGACTGGGACCGCCCTCCCGTACCAGTGGGTGACCGACGTGGTTGTGCGCGACGGCCTCGCCTACGTGACCTCGCTCGAGTCGGGGCTCTCGATACTGGACCTCACCGACCCGGACGCGCCGGCCACCTTGAGCACGATCGGATCGTCGAGCAGCGCCGCCTACGTGGACCTAAGCGGCGACTACGCGGCCGTCCTCGATTACAACTCGAACCTCCGCCTCATCGACATCTCCAACCCAGCCGACCCCGAGAGCGTGGGTTCGTACCAGCTACCGGACCTCGTGGGCGGCCTCGCGGTGGACAGCGTCTTTGCGTTCGTGTCGGTCGATTGGTGGGGGGTGTTCGTGATCGACATCTCGGATCCCGCCCACCCGCAGCATCTCGCGACCGCGTCCGATGTCAGCATGCCCGCGCAGATCGTGGCCGACTACCCTTGGGTTTACGTCAACGACCTGTGGAACGGGCTCCGGATCCTGGACGTGAGCGACCCGTGGAACCCCGAGGTCGTCTACACCAACTACGACGCAACGGGAGCGCCCGCGCTGAGCGGAAACCGTCTTTATGTAGCCGCCCTGGATCTCATGGTGTTCGACGTGACCGACCCCGCCTCCCCGAGCCTGCTCGGCTCGGCCGACTTCCCGGGCGGGGCGGACGGGATGACGGTCGCGGGGGATCTCCTCTATGCTTCCGGCAATGGGCTCCACGTCTTCGACATCAGCGACGCCGACGCCCCGATCTATGTCGGGGTGGCCTCGACGGGTGGGATCGCCCACTCCGCGGCCGTCACCGAGAGCCGCGTCTACCAGGCAGCGGAACTCGGGCATCTCGAGATCTTCCTCCCGCACTGCGCGGTTCAGAGCGGGATCGATGAGCCGTCCGCCCGTCCGTCCGGTCTCGCGACGGCGATCGGGGCCTGGCCCAATCCGTTCGCTCCGCAGACGTCCATCTCCTTCGCCCTCGCGAAGGCGTGCCCGGTGGAGCTCACGGTCTACGACGTCAGCGGGCGCCGAATCGCGACGCTCGCGCGGGGACAGCACGAGGCGGGGAGCCACGTCGTCTCCTGGGACGGTCGGGACACATCCGGGCGGGACGTGGCGGCGGGCACCTACTTCATGCGGCTGGTCGCGGGGGAGATGACCGCGACGAAAAAGGTCGTGCGGGTCCGGTGA